The following nucleotide sequence is from Treponema primitia ZAS-1.
GGGGACGGCGGGATTAGCTATGCGGTAACCGGGAGTGACGGGGCGGTCAGCGTGGACGCAGCCAGCGGCGCCGTTAGTTTCCTGAAAGCTGGCACGGGGTATATCACCGCCACTAAGGCGGGGGACGCCACTTATAATGCGGCCACCGCAACACTGACGGTGAACATCAGCAAGGCAACGCCTACTTACGCCGCGCCCACCGGACTCAGCGCATTTGTCGGGCAGACCCTGGCGGATGTGACGCTGTCCGAGGGCTTTAGCTGGGACACCGTCAAGAACCCGCTGACCACTGCGGTGGGCGGCGTGGGCAGCAATACCTTTAAGGCGAAGTACACCCCCGACGACACGGGGAATTACCTCGTGGCGGAGGATATCCCGGTGAACATCATCGTGACGGCGAAAACCCTCACCATTACGGTCAGCCTGAACCTGAGCCGCGATGTTACCCTGGAAGGCGCGTCGGGCGGCATCACGCTGTCCAGGACCGGGACCGGGGCAACTAAAACGGCGGAAATAAAAGCCGAGGGATATACCAACGTGAAGTGGTATGTGGACGGCGTTGCGGCCGTCGATGCAGTCCTCAGCGATGAGGGCAACAGCATTACGCTGAGCGCTGGGGCTTACGATGTGCGGCGCCATCAGGTCCTCTTCCGGGGTGTCCAGGACGGCAGCACCTATTCTAAAGAAATCAGCTTCACGGTAAGCGAGTAAGGGAGGACCGGCATGAACAAACGCAATACGGTGACTGCCGACCAAGGTCGGGTCACCATTTCCACCATTCTGAAAAAGGTGCCTGGCACCGTTCTGGCGCTGATGGTTCTGGGGGGATGCATGAATCCTCTGGCAGAGCGGCCTTCCACCGGGGGGGGCTTCACGGATGCGGTTCCCGATGGCTACGGGCGGGTGACTGTCACCCTGGCAGGGACCGGGGCGCGGACCCTGTACCCTGCGGAGGGGGATTTCGGAGATATTATCCTGAGTTTCCAGGGGCCTGCGGGGGCAAGCCATGAGCCGGTCACCGGCGGTTCCGCCACGGTGGACCTGGCCCTGGGGGCCTGGACCATCACTGCCACAGCGTATACTAAGGCTGAGTCGTCCGTGGCGGCGGCCTGGGGCAGGGAGGCAACCACTATCGGTGTGGGGGACAATGACCCGGTACACATCACCCTGGCTCCCTACACCGGGCTGGACGCCGTAAAGGGAACACTGCGCTATGACATCGGCATAGGCGGGGACGGGGGCGCCATTGCGGGGCTTAATTCCGCCACTATAACGGTAACGAAAACCAATGCCGACGACACGGACGGGGAACCGGCCGCCTCGGACCTGCACTGGTCCCCGGTCACGGGTCGGTATGCGGATACTATCAGCCTGGACGCCGGCAATTACCTGGTGCAGGTCAAGCTGACCCGGGGATACTTGAGCGCCACCCGCGGCTGGGTGGCCCACCTCTACCCCGGCCTGGAAACCCTGGCTGCATGTGACTTTGGCGAGCTAGACCTGAAGCCCGCCCTGCTGGGCACGGTGAGCCTTGGCGGTTCGGCGGTTTATGGCGAGGAACTGACGGCGACCTCTACTCTGGAAGGGATCGGCGACCTGAGCTATGTCTGGAAGCGGGGCGATACAGCAGGGGATGCGGATACGGTGATTGAGGGGGCGAGCAGCATTGCCTATACCTTGACCGCAGACGATGTGGGAAAGTATATCGCCGTGGAAGTGAGCCTCGCAGGCTATGACGGCAACAAACGCGCCGTTACCGCAGCTGCGGTGGCCAAACGGCTTCTGACCGCCACGGCGCAGGCTACGGACCGGGTTTACAATGGTACGAAAGCGGTGACTGTCACCATTACGGCGGGAAATGT
It contains:
- a CDS encoding YDG domain-containing protein — its product is MNKRNTVTADQGRVTISTILKKVPGTVLALMVLGGCMNPLAERPSTGGGFTDAVPDGYGRVTVTLAGTGARTLYPAEGDFGDIILSFQGPAGASHEPVTGGSATVDLALGAWTITATAYTKAESSVAAAWGREATTIGVGDNDPVHITLAPYTGLDAVKGTLRYDIGIGGDGGAIAGLNSATITVTKTNADDTDGEPAASDLHWSPVTGRYADTISLDAGNYLVQVKLTRGYLSATRGWVAHLYPGLETLAACDFGELDLKPALLGTVSLGGSAVYGEELTATSTLEGIGDLSYVWKRGDTAGDADTVIEGASSIAYTLTADDVGKYIAVEVSLAGYDGNKRAVTAAAVAKRLLTATAQATDRVYNGTKAVTVTITAGNVVDGDAVSITGTGAADSADVGNRTVSISGIALTGAAAGNYTAPAPASITGVTVAISKATPVYTTPTPTAFVGQTLADVTLSEGFDWDTVENPTTTPVGGVGSNTFKAKYTPEDTGNYLVAEDIPVNITVTAKTLTITVSLNLSHEVTLDGVPSSGIMLSRGGGGTATISAVGYTNVKWYVDGVAASGAVLSDGGNSITLSAANYDVRNHQFTFRGVQGGVTYSKEIGFKVSK